tttttcccaCCGGTTTTGGGctacaaaatcaaacaaatagtataataaaaaaacaaatgtaCAAGGAAACTACataaatatcaagaaaattcagAAACATACCTTCTTCCTCAGATTTTTTACAATTGTATCCACCTTAGACTGCTTCCTCTTCACTGGAGGGCGACCTTTGCATCTGTAGACCATACTGTCTATAATATTCACATACTTCAGTTTCAGAATTAAAAATTGTATTTACCTCCGGAGGTGAGAGTTGTTTAGTGGTTTCGCCATCATTATTTTTCTCTTGCACTGACGATGACTCTGTTTTCTCGTactcttcattttcttcttgtCCTAGACACTGATTCTCAAACTCGGAATCCATTATCCtatacaaaaaaaacaaaaaggctgattaaaatcaaaat
This genomic window from Daucus carota subsp. sativus chromosome 7, DH1 v3.0, whole genome shotgun sequence contains:
- the LOC108196053 gene encoding uncharacterized protein LOC108196053: MKSTRKQSHRQCKRKIMMAKPLNNSHLRRCKGRPPVKRKQSKVDTIVKNLRKKPKTGGKKNCKKTNLIDLNVPSEELMSYLPNGGIMQDDNDAEVRELVPDETFKSAIEETSAQDL